DNA sequence from the Streptomyces sp. NBC_01497 genome:
CCTGGGGGAGCAGTGGCAGATAGAGCTGATACGAGAAGGGGGCCACCAGAGCGACGTCCGCCTCGCCGGGAGCGAGACTGCGTTCGAGACGGTGTACGCAGGCGACGCCGGCGAATCCGGCGCCCACCACGAGGATCTTCTGTCGTGCCACGGTGTCGGTCCCTTCTCAGTGCTGCGCGGTCGTCACTCGACTGCCCCCTGATCCCAGTCCATCACCCCCATCTTCGCGAGCCTTGCGCACCACCGCCACAGGATCGGCCGTACCCGAGGGGCCGGGGGCGGCCGGCGAGGGCGCGCCCCCGGCCCGGTCAGGTCCCGGTGACGGAAGTGAGGTGGGCGAAGACGACCACGTTGGCGGAGTAGCCCGACCTGCGCTCGAAGCGCCCGCCGCAGGTGAGCAGCCGCAGTTCCGGGCGCCCTGTGTCCCCGTAGACCGTCTTGTCGGGAAAGGAGGCGCGGGGGAAGGTCCGTACCGAGTCCACGGTGAACACGGCGGTCGTCCCGTCCTCGCGGGTGACCTTGAGGACGTCACCGGGGTGGAGGGCGTTGAGGTTGAGGAACACGGCGGGCCCGGTCATCGTGTCGCGGTGGCCGACGATCACCGCTGTCCCCTGCGCCCCGGGGGATGGTCCTCCGGCGTACCACCCCACCAGGTGCGGTCTGCTCATGGGCGGGGTGCCGAGGTGGCCGTGCCGGTCGAGCCGGAGCCGGACGACCTTCGCCTCGACCACGATCCGGGGCATCGCGAGCTTCACCGGCGCCGAGGGCGGCAGGGGCGCGTGGGAGGTCACCGGGGCCGGCCGCCGCGCCCCGCCGCCGGCCCCGTCGGAGGCGGCGACGGTGGCCGTGCGCGCGTCCTCTCCGTCGCCGCCGCAGCCGCGCACCACACCGAACAGCAGCGTGGCGGTCACGCTGAGGGTCAGGGTGAGGCGGACGGCCCGGCTCGGGCCGCGGCGGCGGCGACGGCGCTGCGGATACGGACGCGCGTACGGACGGGGTTGTGGGCGGGGACGGGGCCTCGGTGTGTTACGCGGCGCCATGGACGCGACGGCGGGCCCGGCGCAGGAAGATCAGCCCGGCGGTCGCCACGGCACCCGAGACCAGGAGGGGCGCCGCCACGGAGGAACCGCCGTCCTCGCCGCCGGTCGTCGGCGGCACGCCGCCACCGCCCGCGTGCACCGGGCCGCGCGGCTTGTCGTCGACGTTGCCGCAGTTGACCTTGAACGTCTTCTGCTTCGGCACCCCGCCGGGGAACGTCCAGGCGAGGGTGTACGTCCCGTTCGGCAGGGAGAGGGGCTGGGCGGTGGCGCCCCTGCCCTGGGTGAGCGTCAGCTGACCCACGAGGGTCGGCTTGTTCAGGGCCTTGGGCAGCGGTGTGATCGTGTACGCCACGGCGGGAAGGGTCTGGAAGTTGGTCGCGGCCAGGCCGAACGAGCAGACCTGGGGCGCGTCGCTGGTGTTGGCGGCGGGCACACCGGCGGGGTGGACCTTGATGTCGCCGCTGTCACCGGGAGCGGCGACGGCGGTGGAGACGGACAGCAACGTCGTGCCGGCGAGGATCAGCGTGGCCAGAGCCACCGGGCCCGTGCGGGGACGGCGCGAACGGAAAGATGCCGAGAGGGACATGCGGGGCTCCTTCAAGCCGTGTGATTGTCATACCGGTCGACCGGACGCCCACTTGATGTCATGATCCCGAGCCGAAAATATTAAGAAACACTGAGAAAGGCCGATATCCCACCCGGACGGACCACACGGACGACGCGGGACGGGACCCCGCCACCGTCAACCGTGGCGGTGACAGGGCCGATCCGCCGCTACGGCTATGTTCGCTACGGATCTGATGTCCACCGGCCCGGCAGGCCGGGCCGGCGACCCAAGGGACACGATGAAACGCCAGCAACGTCGTCGCGCCACCTTCCCCCGCTCCCTCGGCCTCCTCCTCCCACTCCTCGCGGGCGGCCTCGCCCCGCTGTCCGCCGCCCCCGCCGCGCACGCGACCGGCGCGCCCTGCGCCGCGAGCGTCCCGTACCGCTCCGGCACGTCCGGTTACCACACCTTCCGCATCCCGGCCGCGGTCGCCACCGCCGACGGCGCGCTCCTCGCGTTCGCCGAGGGCCGCCGCGACTCCGCCGCGGACGACGGGGACATCGACCTCGTCCTGCGCCGCTCCAGGGACGGGGGCTGCACCTGGGGCCCCCTCCAGGTCGTCGCCGACGCGGGCAAGGACACCGCCGGCAACCCCGCACCCGTCGTCGACCCGGCCACCGGCGACGTCGTGCTGCTGTCCTGCGGCACGCTCGGCGGCGCCACCGAGCACGACATCGTGTACGGAGCGGCTGACGCCTCCGCACGCCGCGTCTACGTGCAGCGCAGTGCCGACGGCGGTGCCACCTTCTCACCCCGGCGCGACATCACCCGCGACGTCAAGCGTGCGGACTGGAACTGGTACGCGACGGGCCCCGGCCACGCGATCGTCCTGCGCGGCGGCCCCCACCGCGGCCGGCTGGTCGTGCCCGCCGACCACTCGCTCGCCGCCGACGGCACGAGCGGCGGCCACGCGCTCCTCAGCGACGACGGCGGAAGGACCTGGCGCATCGGCTACGTCAGCGACGACCTCGGCACCGTCAACGAGAGCACGCTCACCGAACTCCCGGGCGGCACCCTCTACATCAACGCCCGCGACCAGGGCGGGCGTGCCGCCGCCCGCGACGACGCGTACAGCACCGACGGCGGTACCTCGCTCTCGACGCCCTTCCGGAGCCGGCCGGACCTGTCCGGGCCCGAGGTGCAGGGCAGCGTCCTGCGGACCACGGTGCGATCCGGCGGCCGGCTGCTGTATTCGGGCCCCGCCGACCCGGACAGGCGGCAGCGCATGGAGATCAGATCGAGCGCCGACGGCGGCCGGACCTGGCGGTCGCTGTGGACCGTGTCCGAGGACCCCGCCGGCTACTCCGATCTGGTGCAACGCACGCCGGCCCAGGTCGGCCTGCTGTACGAGACCGGCTCCGCCGACTCGCGGGAGACCATCACGTACACACCGCTGCCCGGCTGACGAACCCGCACGGCCGCCGCGCTCCCCGCGCCTCGTGTGCCGGGCCCCGTGGGGGCGCTCCCCACGGGGCCCGACGTTCCCAACTCCCCGTCCTCGCCCGGCGGAACGGCAGGAAGACGTACAGCATGACCGGCAGCCAGACACCCCTCCCGGCCGGAACCCCGTCCGTGCGCCGCGGTCCACGCTTTCGGGCGTGGCTCCTCGAAGGACTCAGCGAGCGCAGCGCTCGCCACCCCGGTCCGCACGCGACCCTGCCCCAGGAGCACGTGGGGCACAGCTGGTGGCGTGTCATGTGCCTCACCGGTGTCGACTACTTCTCCACCCTGGGCTACCAGCCGGGCATCGCGGCGCTCGCCGCCGGGCTGCTCTCCCCTCTCGCCACGCTCGTCCTGCTCGCGCTGACCCTGTTCGGCGCGTTGCCCGTCTACCGGCGCGTCGCTCGCGAGAGCCCCCACGGCCAGGGCTCCATCGCGATGCTGGAGCGGCTGCTGCCGGGCTGGGCGGGCAAACTCCTCGTGCTGGTGCTCCTCGGGTTCGCGGCGACCGACTTCATGATCACCATCACGCTGTCGGCGGCCGACGCCTCCGCGCACGTGGCCGAGAACCCGTTCGCACCGTCCTGGCTGCACGGCGCCGGCGTGTGGATCACCCTCGTCCTGCTCGCCGCACTCGGCGGGATCTTCCTCAAGGGCTTCAAGGAGGCCATCGGCATCGCCGTCGTCCTCGTCGGTGTCTACCTCAGCCTCAACGTGGTGGTGCTCGGCGACGCGGTGGTCCGGATCGCCACCCACCCCGGCGACTTCCACGACTGGTGGTCGGCCGCCACCCGGGAGCACTCCTCACCCCTCGCCATGATCGGCATCGCGCTGCTGGTGTTCCCCAAACTCGCCCTCGGCATGTCGGGGTTCGAGACCGGCGTCGCCGTCATGCCGCAGGTGCGCGGTGCCGAGTCCGACACCTACGAGCGGCCCGCGGGACGCATCAGGGACACCCGTACCCTGCTGACGACCGCGGCCGTCATCATGTCCTGCTTCCTGCTCCTGTCGAGCGTCGCGACGACGCTCCTGATCCCGCAGTCCGCGTTCAAGGCCGGGGGCCCCGCCAACGGCCGCGCCCTCGCCTTCCTCGCCCACGCCGAACTGGGCCAGGCTTTCGGCACCATCTACGACGTCTCGACCATCGCCATCCTCTGGTTCGCCGGTGCCTCCGCGCTCGCCGGGCTGCTCAACCTCGTACCGCGCTACCTGCCCCGGTACGGCATGGCACCCGAGTGGGCCGGCGCGGTGCGCCCCCTCGTGCTGACGTTCATGGCGATCGCCGTCGCCATCACCGCGTACTTCGACGCGAGCGTCGACGCGCAGAGCGGCGCCTACGCGACCGGTGTGCTGGTGCTCATGCTGTCCGCTTCCTTCGCCTCCACGGTCGCCGTGCACCGGCGCGGTCGCCGGGCCGCCACCGCCGGATTCGGCGTGATCACCGCCGTGTTCGCGTACACGGTCGTCGCCAACGTCGTCGAACGGCCGGACGGCATCAAGATCGCGCTCCTGTTCATCGTGACCATCATGATCAGCTCCCTCGCCTCGCGCGTGCACCGGGCCTTCGAACTGCGCACCGTCGACGTGACGCTGGACGCGGAGGCGGAACGTCTCGTCGCGCACGCCGCGCAGGCGGGTCCCCTGCGGATCGTCGCCAACGAACCGCAGGAGCACACCGCCGCCGAATACCGCGCCAAGGAGGCCGCCCAGCGCGCCGACACGCACATCCCCGCCGACAGCCCGGTGCTCTTCCTGGAGGTCTTCGTCCGTGACTCGTCCGAGTTCAGCTCGGACGTCGCGGTACGCGGCGACACGAAACACGGCGTCCACCGGCTGCGCGTCCAGGGCCCGACCGTGCCCAATACCATCGCGGCCGTGCTGCTCGAACTCCGCGACCGCACGGAGGAGGTGCCGCACGTCTACTTCAACTGGACGGAGGGCGA
Encoded proteins:
- a CDS encoding amino acid transporter, with protein sequence MTGSQTPLPAGTPSVRRGPRFRAWLLEGLSERSARHPGPHATLPQEHVGHSWWRVMCLTGVDYFSTLGYQPGIAALAAGLLSPLATLVLLALTLFGALPVYRRVARESPHGQGSIAMLERLLPGWAGKLLVLVLLGFAATDFMITITLSAADASAHVAENPFAPSWLHGAGVWITLVLLAALGGIFLKGFKEAIGIAVVLVGVYLSLNVVVLGDAVVRIATHPGDFHDWWSAATREHSSPLAMIGIALLVFPKLALGMSGFETGVAVMPQVRGAESDTYERPAGRIRDTRTLLTTAAVIMSCFLLLSSVATTLLIPQSAFKAGGPANGRALAFLAHAELGQAFGTIYDVSTIAILWFAGASALAGLLNLVPRYLPRYGMAPEWAGAVRPLVLTFMAIAVAITAYFDASVDAQSGAYATGVLVLMLSASFASTVAVHRRGRRAATAGFGVITAVFAYTVVANVVERPDGIKIALLFIVTIMISSLASRVHRAFELRTVDVTLDAEAERLVAHAAQAGPLRIVANEPQEHTAAEYRAKEAAQRADTHIPADSPVLFLEVFVRDSSEFSSDVAVRGDTKHGVHRLRVQGPTVPNTIAAVLLELRDRTEEVPHVYFNWTEGDPFGHLVRFLVFGDGEVAPVTREVLRRAEPDPSRRPRVHVG
- a CDS encoding class F sortase; its protein translation is MTATLLFGVVRGCGGDGEDARTATVAASDGAGGGARRPAPVTSHAPLPPSAPVKLAMPRIVVEAKVVRLRLDRHGHLGTPPMSRPHLVGWYAGGPSPGAQGTAVIVGHRDTMTGPAVFLNLNALHPGDVLKVTREDGTTAVFTVDSVRTFPRASFPDKTVYGDTGRPELRLLTCGGRFERRSGYSANVVVFAHLTSVTGT
- a CDS encoding sialidase family protein, producing the protein MKRQQRRRATFPRSLGLLLPLLAGGLAPLSAAPAAHATGAPCAASVPYRSGTSGYHTFRIPAAVATADGALLAFAEGRRDSAADDGDIDLVLRRSRDGGCTWGPLQVVADAGKDTAGNPAPVVDPATGDVVLLSCGTLGGATEHDIVYGAADASARRVYVQRSADGGATFSPRRDITRDVKRADWNWYATGPGHAIVLRGGPHRGRLVVPADHSLAADGTSGGHALLSDDGGRTWRIGYVSDDLGTVNESTLTELPGGTLYINARDQGGRAAARDDAYSTDGGTSLSTPFRSRPDLSGPEVQGSVLRTTVRSGGRLLYSGPADPDRRQRMEIRSSADGGRTWRSLWTVSEDPAGYSDLVQRTPAQVGLLYETGSADSRETITYTPLPG